The bacterium genome includes a window with the following:
- a CDS encoding SpoIIE family protein phosphatase, whose protein sequence is MLFKTSHKEEIKVPADMKYLGELRDFVVKIGRKNGFEEKVIGSLKLATDEAVTNIIRHSYRDMPGQGYVTMRAIVKSSSLTIVVIDQGKTFDPRNAKAPNMQEYIKIGKKGGLGIFMLQKLMDEIDYHVTTEGNELRLVKYRKPQGARAKSAIKQINLKNRYAIISSAALTLFVIGGYILFNKVQSSNLENEMLKRIRAISATMSSSSADYMTNFNDLAIFQIAEQLKKDNNKFIADIFVVDNQNRIFASSNRSSLGLYQVPDEHALYMLEEPEQQPEYDSLSNRIANPALLQAVNIYRYQYNEVPVYDVVTPVYRGNTISEANLLGYSHVIVAEQTLQDEMAGLKLLGLVLAILVLLLGYSGIAILVARIISPFQKLTDWIRSAGHETVTDDMDIDTSNEVGEIAQAFSDMAQKFRKAQIGLVQQKQLQKEIQVAQEIQHMLLPLSFPEVEGYDLATHYESAKEVGGDLFDFVVVDDHTIGIVVADVSGKGVPGSLVMTMIRTALRLEARGNKNPGEVLAKVNDFVVDDMKKGMFVTMFYIILDSRNRVIHYASAGHNPMILHRASSKQTYYLNPRGFPVGISLPDRNLFAQSIQTDTIKLREDDILVCYTDGITEAMNPQRDLFGDERFLESIRKFAPLDAKQFVESMRQEILMFTQGAPQNDDITFLAIKENMAASDVLFKMRKNLITMVDEGMSVKEACAKANISTSTYYKYRKKYNELGDEGLKVQEDSSNIEAKHLSIEQRARIFDVIRKNPDFGPKMISNTLNTEEYGFTILSEKRIYDELIRMRLNTAEKRQAFVTQRSKSKRHFKMPGTPLVTMDGEVIKADNRDTGSIVDRIMQSRTATQTETQEADSTKETSEVEE, encoded by the coding sequence ATGCTTTTTAAAACTTCACACAAAGAAGAAATCAAAGTTCCGGCCGATATGAAATATCTCGGCGAACTCAGGGATTTCGTTGTAAAGATCGGCCGCAAAAACGGTTTCGAAGAAAAAGTCATCGGCTCACTAAAATTAGCCACCGACGAAGCCGTTACCAACATTATTCGTCACAGTTATCGCGACATGCCTGGTCAAGGCTATGTCACCATGCGTGCTATTGTAAAATCGTCCAGCCTTACGATCGTCGTTATCGATCAGGGTAAGACGTTTGATCCCCGCAACGCCAAAGCTCCGAACATGCAGGAATATATCAAGATCGGAAAAAAAGGCGGTCTTGGTATTTTTATGCTCCAGAAATTGATGGATGAGATTGACTACCACGTAACGACGGAAGGCAATGAATTACGGCTTGTCAAATATCGTAAACCGCAAGGCGCACGCGCCAAATCGGCCATCAAACAGATCAATCTCAAAAACCGTTACGCCATTATTTCATCGGCGGCGCTTACCCTATTTGTTATTGGCGGTTATATCTTATTCAATAAAGTTCAGTCGAGCAATCTTGAAAATGAAATGTTGAAGCGAATCAGGGCTATTTCCGCAACAATGTCTTCCTCGAGCGCCGACTACATGACCAATTTCAACGATCTGGCTATTTTCCAGATTGCGGAACAATTGAAAAAAGATAACAACAAATTTATTGCCGATATTTTTGTTGTCGATAATCAGAATCGAATTTTTGCGTCTTCCAACCGGTCCAGCCTGGGCCTTTATCAAGTCCCTGATGAGCACGCGTTGTACATGCTCGAAGAACCGGAACAGCAGCCTGAGTATGACTCTTTATCCAATAGGATTGCCAATCCTGCATTATTGCAAGCGGTCAATATATACCGCTATCAGTACAACGAAGTTCCGGTATACGATGTCGTAACGCCGGTTTATCGTGGTAATACGATTTCTGAAGCCAATTTATTAGGTTATTCGCACGTGATCGTCGCCGAGCAAACGCTTCAAGATGAAATGGCCGGCTTGAAACTCCTCGGCCTGGTATTGGCTATTCTCGTATTATTGCTCGGTTATAGCGGCATTGCTATCCTCGTTGCCCGTATCATCAGTCCGTTCCAAAAACTTACGGACTGGATCCGTAGCGCCGGTCATGAAACCGTTACCGATGATATGGATATTGATACATCGAACGAGGTCGGTGAAATTGCACAAGCTTTCAGCGATATGGCCCAAAAATTCCGCAAGGCACAGATCGGACTCGTTCAACAGAAGCAATTACAAAAAGAAATTCAAGTCGCGCAGGAAATTCAGCACATGCTCTTGCCGTTGTCTTTCCCGGAAGTGGAAGGCTACGATCTCGCGACGCATTATGAATCTGCAAAAGAAGTCGGCGGCGACTTATTTGATTTCGTTGTCGTAGATGACCATACGATTGGCATCGTTGTAGCCGACGTATCCGGCAAAGGCGTGCCGGGTTCGCTCGTAATGACGATGATCAGGACGGCGTTGCGCCTTGAAGCGCGTGGCAATAAAAATCCCGGTGAAGTGCTGGCTAAAGTTAATGACTTCGTAGTCGACGATATGAAAAAAGGTATGTTCGTCACTATGTTCTATATCATACTCGATTCACGAAACCGCGTTATTCACTACGCCAGCGCCGGTCACAATCCTATGATCTTGCATCGCGCATCAAGCAAACAAACTTATTACCTCAATCCGCGGGGATTTCCTGTCGGCATTTCTCTCCCCGACCGCAATCTGTTTGCACAATCGATTCAAACTGATACGATCAAATTGCGCGAAGACGATATTCTCGTTTGCTATACCGATGGTATCACAGAAGCCATGAATCCGCAGCGCGATTTATTTGGAGATGAACGTTTTCTCGAATCCATCCGTAAATTCGCCCCTCTCGACGCGAAACAATTCGTTGAAAGCATGCGCCAGGAAATTCTGATGTTTACGCAAGGCGCCCCACAAAACGATGACATTACATTCCTTGCTATTAAAGAAAACATGGCCGCTTCGGACGTTCTGTTTAAGATGCGTAAGAATCTGATCACTATGGTTGACGAAGGCATGAGCGTGAAAGAGGCGTGTGCTAAAGCGAATATTTCGACTTCGACGTATTATAAATATCGGAAGAAATATAATGAATTAGGCGACGAAGGTTTGAAAGTTCAGGAAGATTCATCCAATATAGAAGCGAAACATCTGAGCATAGAGCAACGTGCGAGAATTTTTGACGTTATCAGGAAGAACCCTGATTTCGGACCGAAAATGATCAGCAATACTTTAAATACCGAAGAATATGGATTTACCATATTATCCGAAAAACGTATTTACGACGAACTGATTCGCATGCGTCTTAATACAGCCGAAAAACGACAAGCCTTTGTTACACAACGTTCGAAATCCAAACGCCACTTCAAGATGCCCGGAACCCCTCTTGTTACCATGGATGGCGAAGTCATCAAAGCGGACAATCGAGATACCGGATCGATTGTGGACCGTATTATGCAAAGCAGAACCGCAACTCAAACGGAGACGCAGGAAGCTGATTCAACCAAAGAAACATCGGAAGTTGAAGAATAA
- a CDS encoding sugar ABC transporter permease, with protein MRKLYLHPFLFVLPWLLTFIVFWLYPFVFSLYLSFTDYSLLNTASARSVGIAHYEKLFSDPLFWTALKNTIIFCIVTIPFTIAFSVLLANAIHLTKTLKSFIRTSVFVPSIVSVTVIALIFIQFYAHDGYLSLLAQFLGLDVQKRGLLLNDQTALLSIMMMDILVSTGYYAVLFLAAIQNIPADLFENAELAGANAIQKFWHITLPQLRPMILFALVINTIKSFQIFTEIFMMTKGGPLYATTTMIYRIYELGFRDFQMGYASAMAYVLLLIIGIFAWLQIRLLKAKETS; from the coding sequence ATGAGAAAATTATATTTACATCCATTCCTCTTTGTTCTTCCTTGGCTGCTCACGTTTATTGTATTTTGGCTCTATCCATTTGTTTTTTCACTTTATCTCAGTTTCACTGACTATAGTTTACTCAATACAGCATCGGCCAGATCAGTAGGCATAGCGCACTATGAAAAGCTTTTTTCTGATCCTTTGTTTTGGACAGCGTTGAAAAATACCATCATATTCTGCATTGTGACAATCCCATTTACTATTGCTTTCTCAGTCCTATTGGCCAATGCAATTCATTTGACCAAAACATTAAAATCGTTTATACGAACCTCCGTCTTTGTACCGTCCATAGTCTCAGTAACGGTCATTGCGCTGATATTTATTCAGTTTTATGCCCACGACGGTTATCTCAGCTTACTGGCGCAATTTCTGGGATTAGACGTTCAAAAACGCGGACTGCTACTCAATGACCAAACGGCTTTATTGAGTATAATGATGATGGACATTTTAGTGAGTACAGGTTATTATGCGGTTTTATTTCTGGCCGCCATTCAGAATATACCAGCCGATTTATTTGAAAATGCTGAACTCGCCGGAGCCAATGCCATTCAAAAATTCTGGCATATTACATTACCCCAGCTGAGGCCAATGATTCTGTTTGCGTTGGTCATTAATACCATTAAAAGTTTTCAGATTTTCACGGAAATTTTTATGATGACAAAAGGCGGACCACTGTACGCTACGACGACCATGATCTACAGAATATACGAACTGGGATTCAGAGATTTTCAGATGGGATATGCTTCGGCGATGGCTTATGTTTTACTTTTGATCATCGGAATTTTTGCGTGGCTTCAAATTCGATTATTAAAAGCAAAAGAAACGTCTTAG
- a CDS encoding DUF2752 domain-containing protein produces the protein MNSNVAPYDSEAFAFSALPYAIFLCIFLIIMFLSYYLTPSATGYGTHEQLGLPPCGFLTITGYPCPSCGLTTSFAYFAHGNFSASVIVQPFGALLFLTLNGLAILAVWAIAKKIPFSGVMSSDYMEWGQYGMLFLLLMSWGYKIVIMKIL, from the coding sequence ATGAATTCCAACGTAGCTCCGTATGATTCGGAAGCATTTGCCTTTTCTGCACTACCGTATGCGATTTTCCTATGTATATTTTTAATCATAATGTTTCTCTCATACTATTTAACCCCGTCAGCCACTGGTTATGGCACGCATGAGCAACTCGGTCTTCCACCGTGTGGGTTTTTGACAATAACCGGCTATCCATGCCCTTCATGCGGGCTCACGACATCCTTTGCTTATTTTGCACATGGCAATTTCTCAGCATCAGTAATCGTGCAGCCGTTTGGCGCTTTGTTATTTCTGACGTTGAATGGCTTGGCGATATTGGCCGTATGGGCAATTGCGAAGAAAATCCCTTTTTCCGGAGTGATGAGTTCGGACTATATGGAATGGGGACAATATGGAATGTTATTTTTGTTGCTAATGAGTTGGGGTTACAAAATCGTAATAATGAAAATCCTCTAA
- a CDS encoding outer membrane protein transport protein gives MKSSLMTTTFRAAIAVAMVWLTTEAAFAGGFSIYEQGARATSQAGAFTARPWDASAAFYNPAGLSMFGTAGQWRIYGGITPVQSLSKFQGLSPSPGVGTRDKAKDQVFFPFHFYTVYNIDEKMAAAIAFTVPFGLGTFWDQPDYSGRFRSIKAEIQTVHISPTFSYKFNDKFSVGASIDYVYSKVTLRRNNAQTFFDGTNTIVYDVAQVNLKGTNDPSFGWHLGAFYQVNEKWSVGVDYKHLLHNKYDGTAKFKQIVTGNAVVDNTVATTLNSAAFGGLKQDGSTQVNTPNSIAIGVGYKPNEKWNVGLDFEYVGWSTFKQVYIEFPDNHITPSSLLEENYDNTWQVRLGGEYWFTDKFAGRLGYIYDKTPAPTETVNPLLPDANRNDLSIGFGYKLSESMHIDAAYMAVLFKERSTKGKNVDGYDGIYQSHVNLFSLSFGYSFGGK, from the coding sequence ATGAAATCATCTTTGATGACAACGACTTTTCGAGCAGCCATAGCTGTAGCCATGGTTTGGCTCACAACTGAAGCGGCTTTCGCCGGTGGTTTCTCGATTTATGAACAAGGCGCCCGAGCAACGTCGCAGGCGGGAGCTTTCACGGCCCGGCCGTGGGATGCATCGGCTGCTTTTTACAATCCTGCCGGCCTTTCCATGTTTGGAACTGCAGGTCAATGGCGTATCTATGGCGGTATTACTCCGGTGCAATCATTGAGTAAGTTCCAAGGGCTCAGCCCCTCTCCTGGCGTTGGTACTCGTGACAAAGCCAAAGATCAAGTCTTTTTTCCGTTTCACTTTTACACCGTATATAATATTGACGAGAAAATGGCTGCGGCTATAGCTTTTACAGTTCCATTCGGATTAGGTACATTCTGGGACCAACCTGACTATAGCGGACGATTCCGTTCAATCAAAGCCGAAATTCAAACCGTTCACATTTCTCCTACTTTCTCGTATAAATTCAATGATAAATTCTCAGTCGGCGCAAGCATCGATTATGTATATTCAAAGGTAACTCTTAGAAGAAATAATGCTCAGACATTTTTTGACGGAACCAATACTATAGTTTATGATGTAGCTCAAGTCAATCTCAAAGGGACCAACGATCCTTCTTTCGGATGGCACTTAGGCGCATTTTATCAGGTCAATGAAAAATGGTCGGTTGGTGTCGATTACAAACATTTGTTGCATAACAAATACGATGGAACTGCAAAATTCAAACAAATTGTTACCGGCAATGCCGTCGTTGACAACACGGTTGCGACTACTTTGAACAGTGCGGCATTTGGCGGATTAAAACAGGACGGAAGTACCCAAGTCAATACTCCCAACAGTATTGCTATAGGCGTCGGATACAAACCCAATGAAAAATGGAATGTTGGATTAGATTTCGAATATGTCGGATGGAGTACTTTTAAGCAAGTTTATATTGAATTTCCTGACAATCATATCACGCCTTCTTCTCTTTTAGAAGAAAATTACGATAATACATGGCAAGTTCGTTTAGGAGGCGAATATTGGTTTACTGATAAATTTGCCGGGCGTTTAGGCTATATTTATGATAAAACCCCCGCCCCAACTGAAACTGTCAATCCGTTATTACCGGATGCTAACCGTAACGATCTTTCAATTGGTTTTGGTTATAAACTTTCCGAATCCATGCATATCGATGCCGCTTATATGGCCGTACTTTTCAAAGAACGCAGCACCAAGGGAAAAAATGTTGATGGATATGACGGTATCTATCAATCCCATGTTAACCTGTTCTCGTTGAGTTTCGGCTATTCATTCGGTGGTAAATAA